In Oncorhynchus gorbuscha isolate QuinsamMale2020 ecotype Even-year linkage group LG02, OgorEven_v1.0, whole genome shotgun sequence, a single genomic region encodes these proteins:
- the LOC123999291 gene encoding cold-inducible RNA-binding protein B-like isoform X2, protein MSDEGKLFVGGLSFDTNEQSLEDVFSKYGQISEVVVIKDRETQRSRGFGFVTFENPDEAKDAMLAMNGKSLDGRQIRVDQAGKSGGGGRSGGGFRGGSSGGRGGGGGYFRGGRGGGGGRGGGDRGYGGGRYDNRSGGSYGSERGYYNKDRAQGGGYGDRSGGDEGGW, encoded by the exons ATGTCTGACGAAGGGAAGCTTTTTGTGGGTGGCCTCAGCTTTGACACTAACGAACAGTCATTAGAAGATGTATTCTCCAAATATGGGCAAATATCTGAAG TTGTTGTAATTAAAGACAGAGAAACTCAGAGGTCCAGGGGCTTTGGTTTCGTCACCTTCGAGAACCCAGATGAGGCCAAGGATGCTATGCTGGCCATGAACGGCAAG TCTCTTGATGGCAGACAGATCCGTGTCGACCAGGCGGGCAAATCTGGCGGTGGTGGCAGGTCCGGAGGCGGATTCCGAGGGGGCTCTTCAGGCGGCAGAGGAGGTGGAGGCGGATACTTCCGTGGAggcagaggtggtggtggtggaagag GTGGTGGAGACCGGGGATATGGTGGTGGACGTTACGACAACAGAAGTGGAGGCTCATACGGATCAGAAAGAGGCTACTACAACAAAGACAG AGCACAAGGAGGAGGATATGGAGATCGTTCAGGAG GTGACGAGGGTGGCTGGTAG
- the LOC123999291 gene encoding cold-inducible RNA-binding protein B-like isoform X1, producing MSDEGKLFVGGLSFDTNEQSLEDVFSKYGQISEVVVIKDRETQRSRGFGFVTFENPDEAKDAMLAMNGKSLDGRQIRVDQAGKSGGGGRSGGGFRGGSSGGRGGGGGYFRGGRGGGGGRGGRGFSRGGGDRGYGGGRYDNRSGGSYGSERGYYNKDRAQGGGYGDRSGGDEGGW from the exons ATGTCTGACGAAGGGAAGCTTTTTGTGGGTGGCCTCAGCTTTGACACTAACGAACAGTCATTAGAAGATGTATTCTCCAAATATGGGCAAATATCTGAAG TTGTTGTAATTAAAGACAGAGAAACTCAGAGGTCCAGGGGCTTTGGTTTCGTCACCTTCGAGAACCCAGATGAGGCCAAGGATGCTATGCTGGCCATGAACGGCAAG TCTCTTGATGGCAGACAGATCCGTGTCGACCAGGCGGGCAAATCTGGCGGTGGTGGCAGGTCCGGAGGCGGATTCCGAGGGGGCTCTTCAGGCGGCAGAGGAGGTGGAGGCGGATACTTCCGTGGAggcagaggtggtggtggtggaagaggTGGGCGTGGCTTCTCACGAG GTGGTGGAGACCGGGGATATGGTGGTGGACGTTACGACAACAGAAGTGGAGGCTCATACGGATCAGAAAGAGGCTACTACAACAAAGACAG AGCACAAGGAGGAGGATATGGAGATCGTTCAGGAG GTGACGAGGGTGGCTGGTAG
- the LOC123999270 gene encoding cold-inducible RNA-binding protein B-like isoform X2 produces the protein MSDEGKLFVGGLCFDTDETSLEEAFSKYGNIAKVDVVRDRETRRSRGFGFVTFENPEDAKDAMAAMNGKSVDGRMIRVDEAGKSGGRSDRGGGGGFRGGSGGFRGGSGGFRGGRGRGGGYGGGDRSYGGDRSYGGGERSYGGDRSYGGGGDRSYGGSYRSGGGYSSGGGSGGYREARSGGESGYGGRSGGSYRDSYDSYATHE, from the exons ATGTCTGACGAAGGAAAGCTTTTTGTTGGAGGATTGTGTTTTGACACAGATGAAACTTCACTGGAAGAGGCGTTTTCCAAGTATGGCAACATTGCTAAAG TTGATGttgtaagagacagagagactcggAGGTCCAGGGGTTTTGGCTTTGTGACTTTTGAAAACCCTGAAGATGCCAAAGACGCAATGGCTGCAATGAATGGCAAG tctGTTGATGGCAGGATGATCCGTGTGGATGAAGCTGGCAAGTCGGGAGGAAGATCTGACCGTGGTGGTGGCGGCGGCTTCAGGGGGGGTTCTGGCGGCTTCAGGGGGGGCTCTGGTGGCttcagaggaggcagaggaagag GTGGCGGCTATGGTGGAGGAGACAGAAGCTATGGTGGTGACAGAAGCtatggtggaggagagagaagctaTGGGGGTGACAGAAGTTACGGTGGTGGGGGAGACAGAAGTTATGGTGGTAGCTACAGGAGTGGTGGAGGATACTCCTCTGGGGGTGGCAGCGGAGGTTACAGAGAGGCCAG GAGTGGTGGTGAAAGTGGTTATGGTGGCCGCTCTGGGGGATCCTACAGAGACAGCTATGACAGCTATG CTACACACgagtaa
- the LOC123999270 gene encoding cold-inducible RNA-binding protein B-like isoform X1, translating to MSDEGKLFVGGLCFDTDETSLEEAFSKYGNIAKVDVVRDRETRRSRGFGFVTFENPEDAKDAMAAMNGKSVDGRMIRVDEAGKSGGRSDRGGGGGFRGGSGGFRGGSGGFRGGRGRGGGYGGGDRSYGGDRSYGGGERSYGGDRSYGGGGDRSYGGSYRSGGGYSSGGGSGGYREARSGGESGYGGRSGGSYRDSYDSYGKFDVAMNSLLVWTRNV from the exons ATGTCTGACGAAGGAAAGCTTTTTGTTGGAGGATTGTGTTTTGACACAGATGAAACTTCACTGGAAGAGGCGTTTTCCAAGTATGGCAACATTGCTAAAG TTGATGttgtaagagacagagagactcggAGGTCCAGGGGTTTTGGCTTTGTGACTTTTGAAAACCCTGAAGATGCCAAAGACGCAATGGCTGCAATGAATGGCAAG tctGTTGATGGCAGGATGATCCGTGTGGATGAAGCTGGCAAGTCGGGAGGAAGATCTGACCGTGGTGGTGGCGGCGGCTTCAGGGGGGGTTCTGGCGGCTTCAGGGGGGGCTCTGGTGGCttcagaggaggcagaggaagag GTGGCGGCTATGGTGGAGGAGACAGAAGCTATGGTGGTGACAGAAGCtatggtggaggagagagaagctaTGGGGGTGACAGAAGTTACGGTGGTGGGGGAGACAGAAGTTATGGTGGTAGCTACAGGAGTGGTGGAGGATACTCCTCTGGGGGTGGCAGCGGAGGTTACAGAGAGGCCAG GAGTGGTGGTGAAAGTGGTTATGGTGGCCGCTCTGGGGGATCCTACAGAGACAGCTATGACAGCTATGGTAAGTTTGATGTTGCCATGAACTCACTGTTGGTATGGACTAGAAATGTTTAG